From a single Marinobacter sp. THAF197a genomic region:
- the tmk gene encoding dTMP kinase, translated as MHNRGRFITFEGTEGVGKSTQLENAANSLKDLGIDFIVTREPGGTPMAENIRELLLSPREEPVHETTELLLMFAARAQHLHNRILPALDKGQWVLCDRFTDATFAYQGGGRGVPAERIALLETLVQGEVRPDHVILLDAPVETGMARAKKRGELDRFEQETLAFFQRIRDTYLARATAMPGNYHVVNAALPLEQVSASVSALLAALVKMAESA; from the coding sequence ATGCACAACAGAGGCCGTTTTATTACCTTCGAAGGCACCGAGGGCGTTGGCAAATCCACACAGCTGGAAAACGCTGCGAACTCCCTCAAGGACCTTGGCATCGATTTTATCGTTACCCGAGAGCCCGGTGGCACGCCTATGGCGGAAAACATCCGGGAGTTGTTGTTGTCGCCCCGGGAGGAGCCGGTTCATGAAACCACAGAATTGCTGTTGATGTTCGCAGCGAGGGCCCAGCACCTGCATAACCGGATTCTTCCGGCCCTCGACAAGGGGCAGTGGGTACTGTGCGACCGCTTCACCGATGCCACCTTTGCCTATCAGGGCGGCGGCCGGGGTGTGCCCGCCGAGCGTATCGCGTTGCTGGAAACCCTGGTTCAGGGTGAGGTACGGCCAGACCACGTCATCCTGCTGGATGCGCCCGTGGAAACCGGTATGGCCCGGGCGAAAAAGCGGGGAGAGCTCGACCGATTTGAACAGGAAACCCTGGCCTTTTTCCAGCGCATTCGCGATACCTACCTGGCGCGGGCTACGGCGATGCCTGGCAACTACCATGTGGTCAATGCAGCATTGCCGCTGGAGCAGGTATCGGCCAGTGTGTCGGCGTTGTTGGCTGCCCTGGTTAAAATGGCGGAATCCGCCTGA
- a CDS encoding AraC family transcriptional regulator yields MLNAKLLKLPIAAHQHRHEHHQIVIGVRGEAELSVSGTGAHLDTWKACVVPTEASHDYCGDDQNHVLVINLDPLTPAINTPAHADYERMMRFFEKPRTLQMDSRLQGLVQFTAGEFDRAPDNLTLQQHLASSILYCMADRIVDRQVQSSSRASISPEVIRRYILANLHRKITVEEMASEACLSVSRFHEVFREVAGITPHQFLLQTRLEQAAHLLASSSLSVSEISYRTGFSSQSALTNALRKYKGTTPSRLQINESVA; encoded by the coding sequence ATGCTCAACGCGAAACTTCTCAAGCTTCCCATCGCCGCTCACCAGCATCGGCACGAACACCACCAGATTGTGATCGGGGTGAGGGGAGAGGCTGAGTTGAGCGTCAGTGGCACCGGGGCTCACCTGGATACCTGGAAGGCCTGTGTTGTACCCACTGAGGCAAGTCACGACTACTGTGGCGACGACCAGAACCACGTTCTGGTGATCAATCTTGACCCACTGACCCCCGCGATCAATACCCCTGCCCATGCTGATTACGAACGGATGATGCGGTTTTTCGAGAAGCCGCGCACCCTGCAGATGGACAGCCGGTTACAGGGGCTGGTCCAGTTTACCGCCGGTGAATTTGACCGCGCGCCAGACAACCTCACCCTGCAGCAGCATCTGGCTTCGAGTATTCTTTACTGCATGGCGGACCGCATTGTGGACCGTCAGGTCCAGTCTTCCAGCCGGGCAAGCATCAGCCCAGAGGTGATCCGACGTTATATCCTGGCCAACCTGCATCGAAAAATTACTGTCGAGGAAATGGCCAGTGAGGCGTGCCTCAGTGTCAGTCGATTCCATGAGGTTTTTCGGGAGGTGGCGGGCATAACCCCTCATCAGTTTCTGCTGCAGACCCGCCTTGAGCAGGCCGCTCACCTGCTCGCATCATCGTCTCTCTCGGTGTCGGAAATAAGCTACCGAACCGGGTTCTCCTCCCAGAGTGCCTTGACCAATGCGTTGCGCAAATACAAGGGCACAACACCCTCCAGATTGCAGATTAATGAAAGTGTTGCCTGA